In one window of Bifidobacterium crudilactis DNA:
- a CDS encoding DUF4186 domain-containing protein: MQTEGDSRDSWISQTLIRLSASSFRAGFALSAHDRAYARSKGRTTIERHARELLRGRVGDAWPAKDGRQTPFRGHPVFTAQHATATCCRGCIEKWHHIPRGTELSDEQLDRLVDLVMAWIEGDLASHPA; encoded by the coding sequence ATGCAAACAGAGGGTGATAGCCGGGATTCGTGGATTTCGCAGACGCTGATTCGTTTGTCGGCTTCGTCGTTCAGAGCCGGTTTTGCCTTGAGCGCACACGATAGGGCTTATGCGCGGAGCAAAGGGCGTACAACCATAGAACGACATGCGCGCGAGTTGCTTCGAGGGCGCGTGGGCGATGCCTGGCCCGCAAAGGATGGCAGGCAAACGCCGTTCAGAGGGCATCCCGTGTTTACCGCGCAACATGCCACAGCCACATGCTGCAGAGGGTGCATCGAGAAATGGCATCACATTCCGCGTGGCACTGAACTCAGCGATGAGCAGCTCGATCGCTTGGTTGACCTGGTGATGGCCTGGATAGAAGGGGACCTCGCCAGTCACCCCGCCTAG
- a CDS encoding class I SAM-dependent methyltransferase — protein MAITTMTVADMVGVFFNDDAPLHVSAFDGSSFGSTDAPLHLEIRNSRAVYYIAECPNDLGLARAYLQGDIASPELEPGNPYGVFKQLMELKSYARKPKKSELAKLSATILSHGVRVPKPPEIELPSLAQRMAEGIMPHTKKGDAATVSYHYDQSNEFYAMFLGPSMTYTCACFPTADATLEEAQEHKLNMVLDKLNLSEGDSLLDIGCGWGSMEVAAAKRGIHVIGVTLSQEQVDWANEWIAREGLQDLAEVRLMDYRDVPESGFDGICSIGMMEHVGHKHYPAYFKEMLDKLRPGGMLLNHQITRCNSYQGKRAGGFIDRYIFPDGELASPGEIEVTINNVGFEVINQENLRQHYAITLKHWNENLQNRWDDAVKLVGEPKARLWGVYMAGSRFNFELNTIQVHQFLCVKPDPETGTTTYPLRPWWNR, from the coding sequence ATGGCTATAACAACAATGACCGTGGCGGACATGGTCGGCGTCTTTTTCAACGATGACGCACCGCTGCATGTCAGCGCCTTTGACGGATCAAGCTTCGGCAGCACTGATGCTCCGCTGCATCTGGAGATTCGCAATTCACGTGCGGTGTATTACATTGCTGAATGTCCGAATGATTTGGGCCTTGCACGCGCGTATCTGCAAGGCGATATCGCCTCACCGGAGCTCGAACCCGGCAACCCGTACGGCGTATTCAAGCAGCTCATGGAGCTCAAATCCTATGCCAGGAAGCCCAAGAAGAGCGAGCTGGCGAAGCTGAGCGCAACCATCCTGTCACATGGGGTGCGCGTGCCGAAACCGCCGGAAATCGAGTTGCCGTCGCTGGCGCAGCGCATGGCCGAAGGGATTATGCCGCACACCAAGAAGGGCGACGCGGCAACGGTCAGCTATCACTACGACCAGAGCAATGAGTTCTATGCCATGTTCCTCGGGCCGTCGATGACCTATACGTGCGCATGCTTCCCCACTGCGGATGCGACGCTCGAAGAGGCCCAGGAGCATAAGCTCAACATGGTGCTCGACAAGCTGAATCTCTCGGAGGGCGACTCGCTGCTGGACATCGGCTGCGGGTGGGGCTCGATGGAGGTCGCCGCCGCCAAGAGGGGCATTCACGTCATCGGCGTCACGCTCTCACAGGAACAGGTCGATTGGGCCAACGAGTGGATTGCCCGCGAAGGTCTTCAGGATCTTGCCGAGGTACGACTGATGGATTATCGCGATGTGCCGGAATCCGGATTCGACGGCATCTGCTCGATAGGCATGATGGAGCACGTCGGTCACAAGCACTATCCCGCGTACTTCAAGGAGATGCTGGACAAGCTGCGTCCGGGCGGCATGCTGCTGAACCATCAGATCACCCGTTGCAACAGCTATCAGGGCAAGCGTGCCGGCGGTTTCATCGACCGGTACATCTTCCCCGACGGAGAGCTGGCGAGCCCGGGTGAAATCGAAGTCACCATCAACAATGTCGGATTCGAGGTCATCAACCAGGAAAACCTGAGGCAGCATTACGCGATTACGCTGAAGCACTGGAACGAGAATCTTCAGAATCGCTGGGATGATGCGGTCAAGCTCGTCGGTGAACCCAAGGCCAGACTGTGGGGTGTGTACATGGCAGGTTCACGCTTCAACTTCGAACTCAATACCATCCAGGTTCACCAATTCCTCTGCGTCAAACCAGACCCGGAAACCGGCACCACCACCTATCCCCTCCGTCCATGGTGGAATAGGTAA
- a CDS encoding NADPH-dependent F420 reductase, translating to MSKVTIFGKGNMGSALSGIAEKAGAEVQVLDSSAAADIAITGDIVILAVPYPALDAIADKFGQAFAGKTVVDITNPLDFSTFDSLVTPADSSAAQELAAKLPDAHVLKAFNTNFAATLASGTIGEDTTTVLVAGDDADAKQGLTELVEAAGLAAVDAGALKRARELEAVGFLQLTLAAGEKIAWTGGFAIQR from the coding sequence ATGAGCAAGGTAACGATCTTCGGCAAGGGCAACATGGGTTCAGCGCTGAGTGGAATCGCCGAGAAGGCCGGAGCAGAGGTACAGGTCCTCGACTCGTCCGCAGCCGCCGATATCGCAATCACCGGCGACATCGTGATTCTCGCGGTCCCATACCCGGCACTCGACGCCATCGCCGATAAGTTCGGTCAGGCTTTCGCAGGAAAGACGGTCGTCGACATCACCAATCCCCTTGACTTCTCGACCTTCGACTCGCTGGTCACGCCTGCGGATTCCTCCGCAGCGCAGGAATTGGCCGCCAAACTGCCCGATGCGCATGTACTGAAGGCCTTCAACACGAACTTCGCGGCAACACTGGCTTCCGGGACCATCGGCGAAGACACCACAACCGTTCTGGTTGCAGGCGATGATGCGGATGCCAAGCAAGGACTCACCGAACTGGTCGAAGCCGCAGGCCTCGCAGCGGTCGATGCCGGTGCGCTGAAACGCGCACGCGAACTGGAAGCAGTCGGCTTCCTCCAGCTCACTCTGGCGGCAGGAGAGAAGATCGCCTGGACGGGCGGATTCGCAATCCAGCGCTGA
- a CDS encoding FMN-binding protein, giving the protein MNKHGKSVRAASLAAVGLVAAGTLLAGCGEPSAVPMNDEYAGSGDESSASTDASSPDSSSGESENPSASGKTDTGTYKDGTYAIKGEYGPVGEDTIDVTLTVAAGKVSDVQVVGHPFTTISKNHQNAFIKAIPGVVEGKALKDLKVDKVAGASWTSEAFNKALEVARQEASE; this is encoded by the coding sequence ATGAACAAGCACGGCAAATCAGTCAGAGCTGCCTCGCTCGCGGCCGTAGGACTGGTGGCGGCCGGCACGCTGCTTGCAGGCTGCGGCGAGCCTTCCGCGGTGCCTATGAACGATGAGTATGCCGGTTCGGGCGATGAATCCAGCGCGTCCACCGACGCTTCATCACCCGACTCGTCATCAGGCGAGTCGGAGAACCCGTCCGCCAGTGGGAAAACGGATACCGGCACCTACAAAGACGGCACCTATGCCATCAAGGGCGAATACGGTCCGGTCGGTGAGGACACCATTGATGTGACGCTTACCGTGGCTGCGGGGAAGGTGAGCGATGTGCAGGTGGTCGGGCACCCCTTCACCACGATTTCGAAGAATCACCAGAACGCCTTCATCAAGGCCATACCCGGCGTCGTCGAAGGCAAAGCCTTGAAGGATTTGAAAGTGGACAAGGTCGCGGGCGCGAGCTGGACCAGCGAAGCCTTCAACAAGGCCTTGGAAGTGGCCCGGCAGGAAGCCTCGGAGTAG